The Mytilus trossulus isolate FHL-02 chromosome 3, PNRI_Mtr1.1.1.hap1, whole genome shotgun sequence genome contains a region encoding:
- the LOC134710652 gene encoding uncharacterized protein LOC134710652, with the protein MAESTQTAQSPMSCQLCNNNVVIIKWKCTDCELLLCDNCKINIHSRFKSSDQHRVVSIGDIGNDITDHLKALDISEAKLQKNSIKVLQKFDIECQDFAVNRNSAIIFAPFPRSELHAETSTGDLRTILKASPYIILAIHMNKQGELLLGLREQGPKYPVTDFCTRQVVILDTDILRKATYEYDDSGKKLFSYAVLIESDSDNNIYVVDIISDNTNGRIVGLDINGRKKFIYQGYNILNTHETPFTPTGIAVTSTNIVLVADGQNHAIHALTQKGEICGLQKTENMGIRFPYSLSFDSEDFLLIGCSRGNTEIEQYAKVHAVKTSIQN; encoded by the exons ATGGCGGAATCTACACAGACGGCCCAATCTCCAATGTCCTGTCAACTTTGTAATAATAATGTTGTCATAATTAAATGGAAATGTACCGATTGTGAATTATTGTTGTGTGATAACtgtaaaataaacattcatTCTCGATTTAAATCGTCGGATCAACACAGAGTCGTATCCATCGGAGACATTGGTAATGATATCACAGATCACCTTAAAGCTCTAGACATTTCAGAG GCAAAATTACAAAAGAACTCTATTAAAGTATTACAAAAGTTCGATATTGAGTGTCAGGACTTTGCAGTGAATCGAAATAGTGCAATAATCTTTGCACCATTCCCTAGATCAGAGTTACACGCTGAAACATCAACTGGCGATTTAAGAACTATTTTGAAAGCTTCTCCGTATATTATTTTGGCAATTCATATGAACAAACAAGGTGAACTTCTTCTTGGTCTAAGAGAACAGGGACCTAAATATCCAGTGACAGATTTTTGCACAAGACAAGTGGTTATTCTTGATACCGATATTCTACGTAAAGCAACTTATGAATATGATGACTCAGGAAAAAAGTTGTTTAGTTAtgctgttttaattgaaagtgACTCAGATAATAACATTTATGTAGTAGATATCATTAGCGACAACACAAATGGGCGAATAGTTGGCTTGGATATCAATGGaagaaaaaagtttatatacCAAGGATATAACATTCTCAATACACATGAAACGCCCTTCACACCTACTGGCATTGCTGTGACATCAACAAATATTGTATTAGTAGCAGATGGACAAAACCACGCAATTCATGCTTTAACTCAAAAAGGGGAAATATGTGGACtacaaaaaactgaaaatatggGAATACGTTTCCCATACAGTTTATCTTTTGATTCGGAGGATTTTTTATTGATTGGATGCTCTAGAGGTAATACGGAAATCGAACAGTACGCAAAAGTACACGCTGTAAAAACATCTATACAGAACTAA